CAAACCATTGTTGACGCATCTCGGTGTACATTATGCGGCATTGTTGACTATACTGAAGCGCCGCTTGTTTCCACGGACTTTAACCATGATCCACACAGTGCGATCGTCGATGGTACTCAAACCCGAGTGAGTGATGGCAAGCTGGTTAAAATGCTGGTTTGGTGCGATAACGAATGGGGATTTGCCAACCGAATGTTGGATACGGCTCTCGCCATGCATGCTTTTTAAGCAAAAATTGAGATGTCGTTAGGCAAAGATTAATTTTGAGGGTTGAAATTAATCCATAATCGCTCAAAATAGTAAGTAGTTTATGAATTCTTAGACTTGGCAAGATGCCGAGTTTTCAAAAACATTGTTAATTTAGTTGAGAGGACTAAAAATGTCTGTAATCAAGATGACTGACCTGGAACTAGCAGGTAAACGCGTATTCATCCGTGCTGATCTAAACGTACCTGTAAAAGACGGTAAAGTAACTTCTGACGCTCGTATCCTTGCGTCTCTACCAACTATCAAGCACTGCCTAGCAGCGGGCGCTAAAGTGATGGTAACGTCTCATCTAGGTCGTCCAACTGAAGGCGAGTACGCGGAAGAGTTCTCTCTACAACCTGTAGTGAACTATCTAAACGATGCACTAGAGTGTGAAGTTAAGCTAGCAAAAGATTACCTAGACGGTCTTGAATTAAACGCTGGTGAGTTGGTTGTTCTTGAAAACGTTCGTTTCAACGAAGGTGAGAAAAAGAACGAAGAAGCCCTTTCTAAGAAGTACGCAGCACTATGTGACGTATTCGTCATGGACGCATTTGGTACGGCTCACCGTGCTCAAGCTTCTACTCACGGTGTTGGTATGCACGCAGCTGTTGCTTGCGCAGGTCCACTACTGGCTAACGAACTAGACGCACTAGGTAAAGCAATGGACAAGCCTGCTCGTCCAATGGTTGCTATCGTAGGTGGTTCTAAAGTATCGACTAAACTGACGGTTCTTGAGTCTCTATCTAAAATTGCTGACCAACTTGTGGTTGGTGGCGGTATTGCTAACACCTTTATTGCAGCTGCGGGTCACAACGTAGGTAAATCTCTATATGAAGCAGACCTTGTAGGTACTGCTAAGAAACTTATGGATGAGTGTGCAATTCCAGTCGCAACAGACGTTGCTTGTGCAAAAGCATTCGATGAGAACGCAGAAGCGGAAATCAAACACGTATCTGAAGTTCAAGACGACGACATGATTTTCGACCTTGGTCCTGACTCAACGGCAGAATTGGCGAAAATCCTAAAAGATGCTAAAACTATTCTATGGAACGGTCCTGTAGGTGTATTCGAATTCAAGAACTTCGAAGCGGGTACTGAGGGCATTTCAAAAGCGATCGCTGAATCTGAAGGCTTCTCTGTTGCAGGTGGTGGTGACACACTAGCAGCAATCGATAAGTTTGGTATTAAAGCTGATGTGTCTTACATCTCTACTGGCGGCGGTGCATTCCTTGAGTTTGTTGAAGGTAAAGTACTTCCAGCGGTAGCTATGCTTGAAGAGCGTGCTAAGGCTTAATCATCCTTTTCTTTGAAGCGGGCATTGCCCGCTTTTGTTTGTACTGCAATAGGCAGTTTGGCAATGATGCCGTGTTAGCCCATCGTTTCTATTTAGAAACACAATTTACGGTATATAGCGGTTGCCTTTTTAATTTTTAACGACAGAAAATAGGACTTATTCCATGTCTAAGATCTTCGATTTTGTAAAACCTGGTGTTATCTCTGGTGATGACGTTCAGAAAGTATTTGAAGTTGCGAAAGAAAACAAATTTGCTCTTCCTGCAGTAAACGTTGTTGGTACTGACTCAGTAAACGCAGTACTAGAAGCAGCAGCTAAAGTTAAATCTCCAGTTGTTGTTCAGTTCTCTAACGGCGGCGCAGCTTTCTTCGTTGGTAAAGGCGTTAAACTTGAAGGTCAAGGTGCTCAAGTTCTTGGTGCTGTAGCCGGTGCTAAATACGTTCACGCTGTTGCTGAAGCTTACGGTGTGCCAGTAATCCTACACACTGACCACGCTGCTAAGAAACTTCTACCATGGATCGACGGTCTACTAGACGCAGGTGAAGAGTTCTTCGCTCAAACTGGTAAGCCTCTATTCTCTTCTCACATGCTAGACCTTTCTGAAGAGTCTCTAGAAGAGAACATCGAAACATGTGCTAAGTACCTAGAGCGCATGGCTAAAATGAACATGACAATCGAGATCGAACTTGGTTGTACTGGTGGTGAAGAAGACGGCGTTGATAACTCTGATATGGACGCATCTGAGCTTTACACTTCACCAGAAGACGTTGCATACGCATACGAGAAACTAAGCGCTATTAGCCCACGTTTCACTATCGCAGCATCTTTCGGTAACGTACACGGTGTTTACAAGCCAGGTAACGTTGTTCTAACTCCAACTATCCTGCGTGATTCTCAAGCATACTGTGCAGAGAAGTTCGGTATTGCACCAAATGCGCTAAACTTCGTATTCCACGGCGGTTCTGGTTCTACTGAAGCAGAAATCCAAGAGTCTATCGGCTACGGTGTTATCAAAATGAACATCGATACAGATACTCAGTGGGCAACTTGGGACGGTGTTCGCGCGTACGAAGCTGACAACCGCGATTACCTACAAGGTCAAATCGGTAACCCAACTGGCGAAGATGCGCCGAACAAGAAGTACTACGATCCACGTGTATGGCTACGTGCTGGTCAAGCTTCAATGGTCGCTCGTCTAGAGAAAGCATTTGCTGACCTAAACGCAGTAGACGTATTGTAATTTATGACGATTTAGTCATATGCTAATGCATAGTAAGCCGCTCTTGGGGAGCGGCTTTTTTTGTGGGTAAAGAAATTAATATTAATTACGACAAAAAAACTAGCGCAAATCACAACTATTGCGTAACCTTTTGTTAGGTAATATTCGTTAAAAATTAAAGTCTTAATATTACCCTAACTTTATTTAGGCATATCTAACCTTCAGTGTTAGGCAGAACTCTACACTTAAGTTACCTGTATCCTTGGGCTACTTGGTGTACATAATATTCAAATTGGTTAATTTTTTGAGAGGGAAACAGTATGGCTGGTGAGTCAGTGGGTCTTGAAACGTCGATCGTTGATAGTCTTTCCAGTGTGGAAAAGTGGGTATCGAATAACTCTGATCTTTTGGTGCAGTATGGTGTCAATATCATCTCAGCACTGCTAATACTTTTTATTGGTAACATTTTCGTCAAAGTGATTGCGGGTAGTGTCGCTAAGGTACTGCGCAAGAAAGGTATGGATAAAGCCGTAGTGGAATTTATCCACGGTATTGTGCGCTACACCTTGTTTGTGATTGTTCTTATTGCCGCGTTAAGCCGAGTTGGTGTACAGACGGCGTCCGTTGTTGCTGTTATTGGTGCAGCGGGTTTAGCGATTGGTTTAGCTCTGCAAGGTTCACTATCTAACTTTGCGGCAGGTGTTCTTATTGTTGGTTTCCGTCCGTTTAAATCTGGAGACTATGTTGAGATTGGCGGCGTAGCTGGTTCGGTAGATGCAATTCAGATCTTCCAAACTATTTTAACTACAGTCGACAATAAAATGGTGGTTGTGCCTAACTCGTCTGTCATTGGCTCTCCAATTACTAACTATTCTCGTCATGCGACACGTCGAATTGACCATGTGATCGGTGTTTCTTATGGAGCAGACCTTAAGAAGACTAAAGAAGTGATTCAAAAAGCGCTGGAAGCGGATGAGCGTATTTTGAAAGATCCTGCCATCACTATTGGTGTGGTAGCACTCGCGGATTCTTCAGTTAACTTTGTTGTTCGTCCTTGGGTGCGTACAGAAGACTATTGGGCGGTCTATTTTGATTCGCTACAAGCGGTTAAAGAGGCATTGGATGCAGAGGGTATCGAAATCCCATTCCCACAAATGGATGTGCATCTAAACAAAGCTGAATCCTAATGGAATGAGTAGAAAAGCAAAAGGTGAAGCATGTGCTTCACCTTTTTTATGCCAACTTTTTTATATCCCTGTTTTTATATCACAAACAGCGGATTGGGAAGTGCCTCAAGAGTACGTTTTAAATCCGCCCCTGAAATTGCAAATGTGTAATCAGGCTTGCCAGGAGTATAAAGAATCTCAGCGCACTGAAATAAGTGTGCTTCAACTAATAGGGTAATGTGCTTATCCAAACCAATGGGGCATACCGCACCGGGAATGCAGCCAATTTGCTCTGTCATCTCATCATTGCTGCAAATCGACGTTCGCTTAGCTAGTGCCAGCTTCACCTTTGCTTTATCTAATCGACTATCTTTATCAGTGAGATAGAGGGCGTAACCACCCCCTTTAACTTTGAGAAATAAGCTTTTGCTATGAGTTCCACTCCAACCTAGTCGTTCGGCAACTTTTACATCGGTAGCGAAATCAACAATAGGCTCATGTTGCCATTTTTGGTAACTGACGGAGAGTTCCGAAAGCAAGGTTTTGTTGTATTGGTAGAGAGTGTCGATGTTATTCATATTACCGTTACTGAGTTGAATTTGGTTGTGATTACTTACTCATAAGTTGATGGGCGAGCGCGATGGCAATGGCAAACATCATGGTAGCAATACCAATGTCGATACCTTTTTTCACTTTCGGTTTAGACAGTGTTGGTCCGAGTTTCGCCGCGCCTAATGATAGCGAGTAAAACCAGACAAATGATGCGAGTACGGTGCCGATGGCGAATGAAACTCTATCGTTACCTTCAAACTGCCCCCCAATTGAACCTAAGATAACCACAGTATCTAGGTATAAATGTGGATTGAGTACCGTTACCGCTAATGCACCAAGCACGACAGTCCGTCGACCTCTTGCCAACACTTCACTCTTTGACTCTGAGGTTGCTGGCGTTTTAAAAGCACTTTTTAGTGACAATAAGCCATATACCGTCAAGAATGCAATACCACCTAAGGTCACTAGAGTGAGCAGCAATTCATTCTGAGACAAAATAGCGCCACCGCCAAATATGCCTAGAGAGATAAACAGCATATCTAGCACACTGCAAATCGTTGCTGTTGTCAGGTGGTGGTGACGTTTAATGCCTTGATTGAGTACATAGGCATTTTGCGCACCGATAGGAATAATCATCGTTGCACCTAAGCCAAAACCTTGAAGAAGCACCCAAAAATTCACGTTCCAATCCTTATCCGCGTATAAAATAGAGCGCGAGAATAGCGACTATATTATGATTAGTGAAATTAATGATTTTAATATTTCATAAGTAACTCTAATTTTATTAAACAGGAAGTCACATGCGTGGATTGGACTACAAATGGATTGAGGCATTGGATGCGATTGTTGAGCAGCGCAGTTTTGAAAAAGCCGCAGAACATCTCTATATTTCTCAGTCGGCGGTATCTCAGAGAGTTAAGCAGCTTGAAAAATGGCTCTCACAGCCGGTATTGATTAGAGAGCAGCCCCCAAGACCCACTGCAGTCGGTAAGAAGCTGTTGGGCTTATATCGCCGAGTACGTCTGTTAGAGCAAGAACTGGTTCCTGAGTTGGCAGCAGAGTTAGCGGATAAACCTTACTCTGTGTCATTGGCAACCAATGCGGATAGTTTAGCTACTTGGTTATTGCCTAGCCTTTCAAACTTACTTGAGGCGAAGCGCATCGAGTTGGATCTTATTGTTGATGATGAAGCCAGAACGATTGAAAAGCTAAGAAATGGTGAGGTGATTGGTGCGATCAGTAGTGAATCTCAATCAATATCGGGTTGTATCGCCGATTATTTAGGTCGAATAGATTATCACTGCGTTGCGAGTCCGAGCTTTATCAAGCGCTACTTTTCTCAAGGCGTTAATCGTGAAAGCTTGATGAAAGCGCCAGCGGTCGCCTTTGACCAATACGATAAGATGCACCAAGAGTTTGTTAACCAGCATTTTAATATTGTGCCAGGCACTATCCTCAAGCACACCGTGCGCAGTTCGGAAGCGTTTGTCAAACTGGCGTTGTCAGGTGTCGCGTATTGTCTGATCCCGAAACTTCAGATCCAAGATGAATTGGAGCGTGGTGAACTGGTCGAGATCACGCCAAAGATCGTGCTGTCTCATCATATGTACTGGCATCACTGGCAGCTCGAAAGTGGCGTGTTATCTGAGGTGTCAGAGGCAATTACTGGCTATGCTCGGCAATATTTACCACAAGCTTAATACGTCAAAGTTGTGTCAGCATATTAATTATTGAGAACCGTCATTCTGTTATGTTGTCTAAATTTGGCTATAAGTAGATTTGTAACGTCTTATAAATTAAAGAAATCCGCCGGTGATAAAGCGGAATTTAACCAACCCAGAGGAACGGTTTAATGATGAAACCAGTCATGACGTTAAGTGCTTTGTTGTTATCAGTATGCTCATTGAATACCTTGGCAGCCGAGCCTAGTTTTCCCCACCTATCAACATCGGGGTACGGCGAAATTGAAGTGACTCCCGATATGGCAGAATTTACGGTCCGTATCGTCAAGACGGAGTTAGATGCTGAAAAGGCAAAAAAAAGAGTGGATGCGATCGTTGATAATTTTATTGCCGGTTTGACTGCGAAAGGGGTTAAAAAAGAGTCGTTTACCAGTTCCAATCTCTATATTTCTCCCGAGTACCAATACCCGGAACGCGGTAAGCAGGAGTTGGTTGGTTACCAAGCATCACGCACTATGACGGTGAAAGTAGAGCAGTTAGACAGACTCAACCTTTATTTGGATCTTGCGCTGGCTTCTGGCATCAATCAAGTGGATAACATTCAGCTTAAAGTTCGGGATCAAGGTCAGTACCAGCAAGCAGCGCGCTTAGCCGCGATTAAAGATGCGCAGACTAAAGCGGCGTCATTGGCACAAGGTTTTGGTTATGATTTGGGGCAAGTGTGGCGAATTGTCTATCGCCAACCGTCCAATCAGCCGGTATTAATGCGAAGTATGGCGATGGACAGTAACGTTGAATCCGCGAGTTATCAGGATTCGCTTATCAAGATTCATGATCGTGTTGAAGTGATTTATCAGATAGAGCAGCCATAGTTTTCTTCGGTTACGTCGTCGATATCCCCATTCGGTACTCGACATAAAAAAGACCTCTGGTTCGATTGAACCAGAGGTCTTTTTTTAGCTGAATCTATACTTAGTGAAGAATGCGAGCACGCAGTGTGCCTTCAATCTCTTTAAGCTTAGCAAGCGCTTCTGCAGAACGAGCCGTTTCTACATCAATAACAACATAACCAATGTCAGCAGAGGTTTGCAGATACTGAGCCGCAATGTTGATACCGTCTTGAGCAAAGATAGTGTTGATTTGCGTCAGGATACCAGGGCGGTTTTGGTGAATGTGTAGCAGACGCGAACATTCAGTGTGCTGAGGTAAGGAGACTTCAGGGAAGTTAACACTAGACAGTGTTGAGCCGTTGTCTGAGTATTTCGCCAGTTTACCCGCGACTTCTACGCCGATATTCTCTTGAGCTTCTTGAGTTGAGCCACCAACGTGAGGAGTGAGGATCACGTTATCAAACTTCATTAACGGCGACTCAAATGGGTCTGCGTTAGTTTTTGGCTCTTCCGGGAATACGTCAACGGCTGCGCCACCAATGTGACCACTTTCTAACGCAGCTGCGAGTGCCGGAATATCTACCACCGTACCACGAGCCGCATTAATGAAGATCGAGCCGGGCTTCATGCGAGCGAACTCTTCCGCGCCCATCATGTTTTTAGTCCCTGCTGTCTCTGGCACATGCAGAGAAATCACGTCACACTTGTTAAGCAGTTCAGTCATCGTCGCAACTTGAGTCGCATTACCCAATGAAAGTTTGTTCTCGATATCGTAGAAGTAAACTTTCATACCGAGGTTTTCTGCAATAATACTCAATTGAGTACCGATGTGACCGTAGCCAATAATACCTAGACGTTTACCACGAGCTTCATAGGAGTTATCTGCGCTCTTCTTCCAGATACCACGGTGTGCGAGTGCATTTTTCTCTGGGATACCACGTAGCAGTAATAAAATTTGACCAAGCACGAGTTCTGCCACACTACGGGTGTTGGAGAACGGAGCGTTAAATACGGGCACGCCTCGTTTGGCAGCAGCGGCAAGATCAACTTGGTTAGTACCAATGCAGAAACAACCAATCGCAACTAATTTTTCGGCGGCGTTGATCACCTCTTCCGTAAGGTTAGATCGGGAACGAATACCGATAAAATGGACATCTTTAACCGCTTCAATTAATTCTTCTTCAGGTAATGAACCCTTGTGATAAGTGATGTTGGTGTATCCAGCCGCCTCCAACACTTCAACCGAAGATGGGTGCAAGCCTTCAAGAAGAAGAATTTTGATCTTGTCTTTTTCGAGTGAAACTTTGGCCATTTAATTCATCCTTAAAATGGAAAATAGAGGAAAAGTGGGCGCACATATCACAGCGGGATGATAGAAGAGGGTATCCCAGCTAGGATCACATAACATTTTCCTTGTGCGTCTTGTGAGCAATAAAGTAACAAAAAACTCTCAGTTTGGGTAAGAAAATTACGGTATAAGACATAAATTTATTATATTCAGAAACAAAAACGGCGCTCTAGGCGCCGTTTGTAAACAAATAACGTAATACTTACTCTTCGACTTTGGCGCCTTCTGGAGTACCCGTGATGACAACATCCGCCCCACGGTGAGCAAAAAGCCCCACAGTTACAACACCGGCAAGGGCATTGATTTTGTCTTCCAAGCCTTTAGGATCGGTAATCTTAAGACCGTATACGTCAAGGATCACGTTGCCATTGTCCGTTGTCACGCCTTCACGGTAAACCGGATCACCACCCAACTTCACCAGTTCACGTGCAACGTATGAGCGTGCCATTGGAATAACTTCAACCGGCAGTGGGAATTCGCCCAAAGTTGTCACCGCTTTGCTACCATCAACAATGCATACAAACTTGTTGGCAATAGCGGCTACGATCTTTTCGCGAGTCAGTGCTGCACCGCCCCCTTTGATCATATGACGCGCCGCATTGATTTCATCGGCACCATCAACATAGACATCTAGGTAAGCCACATCGTTGCAATCGAATACTTCAATGCCTAGGGCCTTCAGCTTTTCAGTCGATGCTACTGAGCTAGATACCGCACCTTTAATATCGTCTTTGATGCTGCCTAGAGCATCAATAAAGTGGTTAACGGTAGAACCTGTGCCAACACCGACAATACTGTCTTTCTCTACATATTTTAATGCTGCCCAGCCAGCAGCTTTTTTCATCTCATCTTGAGTCATGCTTGAGTCCTAGAGCTAGAGTTAAAATGTTACCCAAAGAGTTGTGATTTTAGCTCTTGAGTACCAATACCGCGGGATTATATATCAAAAATTGATAATGTTTTATTGAAAAGTAATCGATTGCCTTGCGAGAGATCGTTAATAGACACTAGATAAA
This genomic interval from Vibrio hippocampi contains the following:
- a CDS encoding phosphoglycerate kinase, whose protein sequence is MSVIKMTDLELAGKRVFIRADLNVPVKDGKVTSDARILASLPTIKHCLAAGAKVMVTSHLGRPTEGEYAEEFSLQPVVNYLNDALECEVKLAKDYLDGLELNAGELVVLENVRFNEGEKKNEEALSKKYAALCDVFVMDAFGTAHRAQASTHGVGMHAAVACAGPLLANELDALGKAMDKPARPMVAIVGGSKVSTKLTVLESLSKIADQLVVGGGIANTFIAAAGHNVGKSLYEADLVGTAKKLMDECAIPVATDVACAKAFDENAEAEIKHVSEVQDDDMIFDLGPDSTAELAKILKDAKTILWNGPVGVFEFKNFEAGTEGISKAIAESEGFSVAGGGDTLAAIDKFGIKADVSYISTGGGAFLEFVEGKVLPAVAMLEERAKA
- the fbaA gene encoding class II fructose-bisphosphate aldolase, with protein sequence MSKIFDFVKPGVISGDDVQKVFEVAKENKFALPAVNVVGTDSVNAVLEAAAKVKSPVVVQFSNGGAAFFVGKGVKLEGQGAQVLGAVAGAKYVHAVAEAYGVPVILHTDHAAKKLLPWIDGLLDAGEEFFAQTGKPLFSSHMLDLSEESLEENIETCAKYLERMAKMNMTIEIELGCTGGEEDGVDNSDMDASELYTSPEDVAYAYEKLSAISPRFTIAASFGNVHGVYKPGNVVLTPTILRDSQAYCAEKFGIAPNALNFVFHGGSGSTEAEIQESIGYGVIKMNIDTDTQWATWDGVRAYEADNRDYLQGQIGNPTGEDAPNKKYYDPRVWLRAGQASMVARLEKAFADLNAVDVL
- a CDS encoding mechanosensitive ion channel domain-containing protein: MAGESVGLETSIVDSLSSVEKWVSNNSDLLVQYGVNIISALLILFIGNIFVKVIAGSVAKVLRKKGMDKAVVEFIHGIVRYTLFVIVLIAALSRVGVQTASVVAVIGAAGLAIGLALQGSLSNFAAGVLIVGFRPFKSGDYVEIGGVAGSVDAIQIFQTILTTVDNKMVVVPNSSVIGSPITNYSRHATRRIDHVIGVSYGADLKKTKEVIQKALEADERILKDPAITIGVVALADSSVNFVVRPWVRTEDYWAVYFDSLQAVKEALDAEGIEIPFPQMDVHLNKAES
- a CDS encoding YbaK/EbsC family protein, which encodes MNNIDTLYQYNKTLLSELSVSYQKWQHEPIVDFATDVKVAERLGWSGTHSKSLFLKVKGGGYALYLTDKDSRLDKAKVKLALAKRTSICSNDEMTEQIGCIPGAVCPIGLDKHITLLVEAHLFQCAEILYTPGKPDYTFAISGADLKRTLEALPNPLFVI
- a CDS encoding LysE/ArgO family amino acid transporter; translation: MNFWVLLQGFGLGATMIIPIGAQNAYVLNQGIKRHHHLTTATICSVLDMLFISLGIFGGGAILSQNELLLTLVTLGGIAFLTVYGLLSLKSAFKTPATSESKSEVLARGRRTVVLGALAVTVLNPHLYLDTVVILGSIGGQFEGNDRVSFAIGTVLASFVWFYSLSLGAAKLGPTLSKPKVKKGIDIGIATMMFAIAIALAHQLMSK
- a CDS encoding LysR family transcriptional regulator ArgP; protein product: MRGLDYKWIEALDAIVEQRSFEKAAEHLYISQSAVSQRVKQLEKWLSQPVLIREQPPRPTAVGKKLLGLYRRVRLLEQELVPELAAELADKPYSVSLATNADSLATWLLPSLSNLLEAKRIELDLIVDDEARTIEKLRNGEVIGAISSESQSISGCIADYLGRIDYHCVASPSFIKRYFSQGVNRESLMKAPAVAFDQYDKMHQEFVNQHFNIVPGTILKHTVRSSEAFVKLALSGVAYCLIPKLQIQDELERGELVEITPKIVLSHHMYWHHWQLESGVLSEVSEAITGYARQYLPQA
- a CDS encoding oxidative stress defense protein, which translates into the protein MKPVMTLSALLLSVCSLNTLAAEPSFPHLSTSGYGEIEVTPDMAEFTVRIVKTELDAEKAKKRVDAIVDNFIAGLTAKGVKKESFTSSNLYISPEYQYPERGKQELVGYQASRTMTVKVEQLDRLNLYLDLALASGINQVDNIQLKVRDQGQYQQAARLAAIKDAQTKAASLAQGFGYDLGQVWRIVYRQPSNQPVLMRSMAMDSNVESASYQDSLIKIHDRVEVIYQIEQP
- the serA gene encoding phosphoglycerate dehydrogenase, whose protein sequence is MAKVSLEKDKIKILLLEGLHPSSVEVLEAAGYTNITYHKGSLPEEELIEAVKDVHFIGIRSRSNLTEEVINAAEKLVAIGCFCIGTNQVDLAAAAKRGVPVFNAPFSNTRSVAELVLGQILLLLRGIPEKNALAHRGIWKKSADNSYEARGKRLGIIGYGHIGTQLSIIAENLGMKVYFYDIENKLSLGNATQVATMTELLNKCDVISLHVPETAGTKNMMGAEEFARMKPGSIFINAARGTVVDIPALAAALESGHIGGAAVDVFPEEPKTNADPFESPLMKFDNVILTPHVGGSTQEAQENIGVEVAGKLAKYSDNGSTLSSVNFPEVSLPQHTECSRLLHIHQNRPGILTQINTIFAQDGINIAAQYLQTSADIGYVVIDVETARSAEALAKLKEIEGTLRARILH
- the rpiA gene encoding ribose-5-phosphate isomerase RpiA — protein: MTQDEMKKAAGWAALKYVEKDSIVGVGTGSTVNHFIDALGSIKDDIKGAVSSSVASTEKLKALGIEVFDCNDVAYLDVYVDGADEINAARHMIKGGGAALTREKIVAAIANKFVCIVDGSKAVTTLGEFPLPVEVIPMARSYVARELVKLGGDPVYREGVTTDNGNVILDVYGLKITDPKGLEDKINALAGVVTVGLFAHRGADVVITGTPEGAKVEE